The proteins below come from a single Elgaria multicarinata webbii isolate HBS135686 ecotype San Diego chromosome 11, rElgMul1.1.pri, whole genome shotgun sequence genomic window:
- the RNF40 gene encoding LOW QUALITY PROTEIN: E3 ubiquitin-protein ligase BRE1B (The sequence of the model RefSeq protein was modified relative to this genomic sequence to represent the inferred CDS: deleted 1 base in 1 codon), which translates to MSGPGSKRAAGDGGSGPPEKKANREEKTTTTLIEPIRLGGISSTEEMDLKVLQFKNKKLAERLEQRQAFEDELRERIEKLEKRQATDDATLLIVNRYWKQLDETVQVLLRRYDGDCGPALEEPKLELTGAELDAALLGQEAAERREAVLSPITPPAPWKAGGLVLNETALSFLATLASSSSEEIELQLQERMEFSKAAVSRIVEVSDKIHRRTEELCQKIYVRVEFDQLEEAVKILTKELTRENRHLQDLTTQLQEKHHKFSLEYTELQDKVTSSETKVLEMETTIEDLQWDSEKLQKREQKLNKHLAEALEQLNSGYYASGSSGGFQGGQITLSMQKFEMLNAELEENQELANSRMAELEKLQHEMQQAVRTNEKLKVALRSLPEEAVKETLEFKVLQSQFSLLYNESLQVKTQLDEARALLLTTKNSHLRHIEHMESDELNLQKKLRTEVIQLEDTLAQVRKEYEMLRIEFEQNLAANEQAGPINREMRHLISSLQNHNHQLKGDVQRYKRKLREVQAEINKVRMQQSGFSSSQAATPTTPGSEDPAGLLGGPGGATVKEEEGAAASEVKREPKEVQVKKEPKEEAATPQLLEGVKKEEEELPAPQPPTPQPPPPPRAKEPERSKGRGGERGGDRERSRDRDKETCSSSSSASSSSSSRDREKQKGGGGEDVKKKDSDLLKQLRAELKKAQESQKEMKLLLDMYKSAPKEQRDKVQLMAAEKKTKAEVEELRVRIRELEEKEKKESKKMADEDALRKIKLAEEQIEHLQKKLAATKQEEEALLSEMDVTGQAFEDMQEQNMRLNHQLREKDDANFKLMSERIKSNQIHKLLREEKDELAEQVLALKSQVDTQLLVVQKLEEKERVLQGNLGTVEKELTLRSQALELNKRKAVEAAQLAEDLKVQLEHVQCKLKEIQTCMAENRAAKEKESFNLKRAQEDISRLRRKLEKQRKVEVYADADEILQEEIKEYKAKLTCPCCNTRKKDAVLTKCFHVFCFECVKTRYDTRQRKCPKCNAAFGANDFHRIYIS; encoded by the exons ATGTCAGGGCCTGGAAGCAAGCGGGCAGCTGGGGATGGGGGATCGGGCCCCCCTGAGAAGAAAGCCAACCGGGAAGAGAAGACCACCACTACCCTGATTGAGCCCATCCGGCTCGGGGGCATCTCTTCTACG GAGGAGATGGACCTCAAGGTCCTTCAGTTCAAGAACAAGAAACTAGCGGAGCGGCTGGAGCAGCGGCAGGCCTTTGAGGACGAGCTGCGTGAGCGCATCGAGAAGCTGGAGAAGAGGCAGGCCACCGACGACGCCACCCTCTTGATCGTCAACCGCTACTGGAAGCAG CTGGATGAGACGGTGCAAGTGCTCCTGAGACGTTACGACGGAGACTGTGGGCCGGCTCTGGAGGAGCCCAAGCTGGAGCTTACAGGAGCAGAGCTGGATGCTGCTCTCCTGGGCCAAGAGGCGGCCGAGAGGAGAG AGGCAGTGCTGTCCCCCattactccccctgccccctggaaGGCTGGGGGCCTGGTCCTGAACGAGACGGCCCTTTCCTTCCTGGCCACCTTGGCCAGCAGTAGCAGCGAAGAGATCGAACTGCAGCTTCAAGAGCGCATGGAGTTCTCCAAGGCCGCCGTCTCCCGCATCGTGGAAGTGTCCGACAAGATCCACCGGCGCACGGAGGAACTCTGCCAGAAGATCTATGTCCGGG TGGAGTTTGATCAACTGGAAGAAGCCGTGAAGATTCTCACCAAGGAGCTGACAAGAGAGAACCGGCACCTGCAGGATTTAACCACCCAGCTCCAGGAGAAGCACCATAAGTTCTCCTTGGAG TACACAGAGCTGCAGGACAAGGTCACCTCGTCGGAGACCAAAGTGCTGGAGATGGAGACCACCATCGAGGACCTGCAGTGGGACAGCGAGAAGCTGCAAAAGCGGGAGCAGAAGCTAAACAAGCACCTGGCTGAGGCGCTGGAGCAG CTGAACTCCGGTTACTACGCATCGGGCAGTTCTGGCGGGTTCCAGGGCGGGCAGATCAcgcttagcatgcagaag TTTGAGATGCTGAACGCGGAGCTGGAGGAGAACCAAGAACTTGCCAACAGCCGCATGGCGGAGCTGGAGAAACTGCAGCACGAAATGCAGCAGGCGGTTCGGACCAACGAGAAGCTCAAG GTGGCGCTGCGGAGCTTGCCCGAGGAGGCCGTGAAGGAGACCCTGGAGTTCAAAGTGCTGCAGTCCCAGTTCTCGCTGCTGTACAACGAGAGCCTGCAGGTGAAGACGCAGCTGGACGAGGCCCGGGCCCTCCTGCTCACCACCAAGAACAGCCACCTGCGCCACATTGAGCACATGGAG AGCGACGAGCTGAACCTGCAGAAGAAGTTGCGGACAGAGGTGATCCAGCTGGAGGACACGCTGGCGCAGGTGCGCAAGGAGTACGAAATGCTGCGCATCGAGTTTGAGCAGAACCTGGCCGCCAACGAGCAAGCTG GCCCCATCAACCGGGAGATGCGCCACCTGATCAGCAGCCTGCAGAACCACAACCACCAGCTGAAGGGCGACGTGCAGCGGTACAAGCGGAAGCTCCGGGAGGTGCAGGCGGAGATCAACAAG GTTCGGATGCAGCAGAGCGGCTTTTCCTCCAGCCAGGCGGCCACCCCCACGACGCCGGGGAGTGAAGACCCTGCCGGCCTGCTTGGGGGCCCGGGGGGAGCCacagtgaaggaggaggagggggcggccGCCTCCGAGGTGAAGAGGGAGCCCAAGGAGGTGCAGGTGAAGAAGGAGCCCAAAGAGGAGGCGGCGACTCCCCAGCTGCTTGAGggggtgaagaaggaggaagaggagctgccggccccccagccccccacgccccagccgcctccgccgcccCGAGCCAAGGAGCCCGAGCGCTccaaggggcgg gggggagagcgggGCGGGGACCGCGAGAGGTCCCGGGACCGGGACAAAGAGACCTGCTCGTCCTCCTCTtcggcctcctcctcttcctcctcgcgGGATCGGGAGAAACagaagggcggcggcggcgaggatgTCAAGAAGAAAGATTCAGATCTGCTCAAACAGCTACGAGCCGAGCTCAA AAAGGCACAGGAGAGCCAGAAGGAGATGAAACTTCTCCTAGACATGTACAAGTCGGCGCCCAAGGAGCAGCGGGATAAAGTGCAACTCATGGCAGCGGAGAAGAAAaccaaggcagag GTGGAGGAGCTGCGGGTGAGGATCCGCGagctggaggagaaggagaagaaagagagcAAGAAAATGGCCGACGAGGACGCTTTGCGCAAGATCAAGTTGGCTGAGGAGCAAATTGAGCATCTGCAGAAAAAGCTGGCTGCGACCAAGCAG gaggaggaggctctgTTGTCGGAAATGGATGTCACAGGCCAGGCCTTCGAGGACATGCAAGAGCAGAACATGCGGCTGAACCACCAGCTGCGCGAAAAGGACGACGCCAACTTCAAGCTGATGTCGGAGCGCATCAAGTCCAACCAGATCCACAAGCTGCTGCGGGAGGAGAAGGACGAACTGGCCGAGCAGGTGTTGGCCCTCAAGTCCCAG GTGGACACCCAGCTGTTGGTGGTGCAGAAGCTGGAGGAGAAGGAACGTGTCCTGCAGGGGAATCTCGGCACGGTGGAGAAGGAGCTGACGTTGCGCAGCCAGGCCCTGGAGCTCAACAAGAGGAAG GCAGTAGAGGCTGCCCAGTTAGCGGAAGACCTGAAGGTGCAGCTGGAGCACGTGCAGTGTAAGCTGAAGGAAATCCAGACCTGCATGGCTGAGAACCGGGCAGCCAAGGAGAAGGAGTCTTTCAACCTCAAAAGAGCTCAG GAGGACATCTCCCGCCTGCGGCGCAAGCTGGAGAAGCAGCGCAAGGTGGAGGTGTACGCGGACGCCGACGAGATCCTGCAGGAGGAGATCAAGGAGTACAAG GCCAAGCTGACCTGCCCCTGCTGCAACACCCGCAAGAAGGACGCCGTCCTCACCAAATGCTTCCACGTCTTCTGCTTCGAATGTGTCAAGACGCGCTACGACACCCGCCAGCGGAAGTGCCCCAAGTGCAACGCGGCCTTCGGCGCCAACGACTTCCACCGCATCTACATCAGCTGA
- the RUSF1 gene encoding RUS family member 1 isoform X1: MTDLGGQVLCTESYGSRNAQRYQPLPDGRLSCVLDRPEGQGYRSLQDVFMSVFLPQGYPESVSPDYLAYQIWDTVQAFASSITGTLATQAVLKGVGVGDETSTVSAATVTWILKDGTGMLGRILFAWSKGSKLDCDAKQWRLFADVLNDVAILMEILAPAFPACFTLIVCTSGFFKCIVGVAGGATRAALTMHQARRDNMADVSAKDGSQETLVNLAGLLVSLLLIPLVADNLRLTYSLYGLFTVLHLYANYRAVRAVCMETLNRARLRLVFCHFLERAEVPGPAIANPQEPLVLGFRQQLKMTLGAPLHTVTSSVADFQKALEGNATNYLIFFNRSEGAVSILLHRRAGSVDVIKACTHALFLESLLYWDVATRFLDKRAVLDLRRRLHEEPNDKDCAVLSETHWLMDRIFPEFLKGLTAAGWVTDRNLLGPEEWRVDWNIAGKKSH, translated from the exons ATGACTGATCTTGGAGGGCAAGTGCTTTGCACGGAAAGTTACGGCTCTCGCAATGCTCAGCGCTATCAGCCCTTGCCTGATGGGAGGCTGAGCTGTGTCCTGGATAGACCTGAAGGTCAGGGATACCGTTCACTACAAGATGTTTTCATG TCGGTCTTCCTACCTCAGGGTTATCCTGAAAGTGTGAGTCCAGACTACCTTGCTTACCAGATATGGGACACGGTGCAG GCCTTTGCTAGTAGCATCACGGGGACACTGGCCACCCAGGCCGTGCTGAAGGGGGTGGGAGTCGGGGACGAGACGTCGACTGTTTCTGCCGCCACTGTCACTTGGATACTGAAAG ATgggacaggaatgctgggccGAATTCTCTTTGCCTGGAGCAAGGG gAGCAAACTGGACTGTGATGCTAAGCAATGGAG GCTTTTTGCAGATGTACTCAATGACGTGGCCATCTTAATGGAGATCCTGGCTCCAGCATTCCCAGCATGCTTCACTCTCATTGTGTGTACCAGTGGCTTCTTCAAG TGCATTGTGGGAGTTGCCGGAGGGGCCACCCGAGCGGCCCTTACCATGCACCAGGCCCGGCGGGACAACATGGCGGATGTTTCAGCCAAAGATGGAAGCCAG GAGACACTGGTGAACTTGGCTGGGCTGCTCGTCAGTCTTCTTCTCATCCCTCTTGTAGCTGACAATCTCCG CCTCACCTACTCCCTCTATGGTCTCTTCACCGTCTTGCATCTCTACGCCAACTATCGGGCCGTGCGGGCCGTCTGCATGGAGACCCTGAACCGCGCCCGCCTCCGCCTGGTCTTCTGTCACTTCCTGGAACGGGCGGAAGTGCCTGGCCCCGCAATCGCCAACCCGCAGGAACCTCTGGTGTTAG ggTTCCGTCAGCAGCTCAAGATGACTCTTGGGGCTCCACTTCACACAGTAACTTCCAG CGTTGCTGACTTCCAGAAAGCTCTTGAGGGAAATGCTACAAATTACTTAATCTTCTTCAACCGATCGGAAG GGGCCGTTTCCATTCTCCTACACCGAAGGGCAGGGAGTGTGGATGTGATTAAGGCTTGCACCCATGCCCTGTTCTTGGAGTCCCTGCTGTACTGGGATGTGGCGACACGCTTCTTGGACAAGCGGGCTGTCCTGGATCTGCGGCGTAGGCTGCACGAAG AACCTAATGACAAGGACTGTGCTGTTctttctgaaacacattggctAATGGACAGGATATTTCCTGAATTCCTGAAAG GATTGACGGCAGCAGGATGGGTgacagaccggaaccttctaggCCCTGAGGAGTGGCGTGTGGACTGGAACATCGCTGGGAAGAAAAGTCATTGA
- the RUSF1 gene encoding RUS family member 1 isoform X2, protein MGHGADGTGMLGRILFAWSKGSKLDCDAKQWRLFADVLNDVAILMEILAPAFPACFTLIVCTSGFFKCIVGVAGGATRAALTMHQARRDNMADVSAKDGSQETLVNLAGLLVSLLLIPLVADNLRLTYSLYGLFTVLHLYANYRAVRAVCMETLNRARLRLVFCHFLERAEVPGPAIANPQEPLVLGFRQQLKMTLGAPLHTVTSSVADFQKALEGNATNYLIFFNRSEGAVSILLHRRAGSVDVIKACTHALFLESLLYWDVATRFLDKRAVLDLRRRLHEEPNDKDCAVLSETHWLMDRIFPEFLKGLTAAGWVTDRNLLGPEEWRVDWNIAGKKSH, encoded by the exons ATGGGACACGGTGCAG ATgggacaggaatgctgggccGAATTCTCTTTGCCTGGAGCAAGGG gAGCAAACTGGACTGTGATGCTAAGCAATGGAG GCTTTTTGCAGATGTACTCAATGACGTGGCCATCTTAATGGAGATCCTGGCTCCAGCATTCCCAGCATGCTTCACTCTCATTGTGTGTACCAGTGGCTTCTTCAAG TGCATTGTGGGAGTTGCCGGAGGGGCCACCCGAGCGGCCCTTACCATGCACCAGGCCCGGCGGGACAACATGGCGGATGTTTCAGCCAAAGATGGAAGCCAG GAGACACTGGTGAACTTGGCTGGGCTGCTCGTCAGTCTTCTTCTCATCCCTCTTGTAGCTGACAATCTCCG CCTCACCTACTCCCTCTATGGTCTCTTCACCGTCTTGCATCTCTACGCCAACTATCGGGCCGTGCGGGCCGTCTGCATGGAGACCCTGAACCGCGCCCGCCTCCGCCTGGTCTTCTGTCACTTCCTGGAACGGGCGGAAGTGCCTGGCCCCGCAATCGCCAACCCGCAGGAACCTCTGGTGTTAG ggTTCCGTCAGCAGCTCAAGATGACTCTTGGGGCTCCACTTCACACAGTAACTTCCAG CGTTGCTGACTTCCAGAAAGCTCTTGAGGGAAATGCTACAAATTACTTAATCTTCTTCAACCGATCGGAAG GGGCCGTTTCCATTCTCCTACACCGAAGGGCAGGGAGTGTGGATGTGATTAAGGCTTGCACCCATGCCCTGTTCTTGGAGTCCCTGCTGTACTGGGATGTGGCGACACGCTTCTTGGACAAGCGGGCTGTCCTGGATCTGCGGCGTAGGCTGCACGAAG AACCTAATGACAAGGACTGTGCTGTTctttctgaaacacattggctAATGGACAGGATATTTCCTGAATTCCTGAAAG GATTGACGGCAGCAGGATGGGTgacagaccggaaccttctaggCCCTGAGGAGTGGCGTGTGGACTGGAACATCGCTGGGAAGAAAAGTCATTGA